From Lolium perenne isolate Kyuss_39 chromosome 5, Kyuss_2.0, whole genome shotgun sequence, a single genomic window includes:
- the LOC127298713 gene encoding uncharacterized protein isoform X1 yields the protein MLVQAWRRFWYDLVKSAKSRVQIQIEWFKVLQIDQDLVRSDFVELNQELGNEFLNKTSWGMFGLYYGDNRERQLLSCDTLIPLLDASNSGEEEEVELDKDFIYIVGILILMELKKYRDK from the exons atgttggtccaagcatggagaag attctggtacgatcttgtaaaatccgccaaatctcgtgtgcagatccaaatcgagtggttcAAAGTTCTGCAGATAG atcaagatctggtcagatctgactttgtcgaattaaatcaggagcttggaaacgaatttttgaataaaaccagttgg gggatgtttggtttatactatggtgataaccgagagaggcaattgctaagttgtgatactctcatacctttactag acgcgagcaattccggagaagaagaagaagtggaattggacaaggattttatttatattgttgggattcttatattgatggagttgaagaagtacagggacaaataa
- the LOC127298713 gene encoding uncharacterized protein isoform X2, with translation MEKVELSSDLKFLSKIQIEWFKVLQIDQDLVRSDFVELNQELGNEFLNKTSWGMFGLYYGDNRERQLLSCDTLIPLLDASNSGEEEEVELDKDFIYIVGILILMELKKYRDK, from the exons atggagaaggttgagctatcctcagatctgaagttcttgagcaaa atccaaatcgagtggttcAAAGTTCTGCAGATAG atcaagatctggtcagatctgactttgtcgaattaaatcaggagcttggaaacgaatttttgaataaaaccagttgg gggatgtttggtttatactatggtgataaccgagagaggcaattgctaagttgtgatactctcatacctttactag acgcgagcaattccggagaagaagaagaagtggaattggacaaggattttatttatattgttgggattcttatattgatggagttgaagaagtacagggacaaataa